The proteins below come from a single Burkholderia humptydooensis genomic window:
- the rpsG gene encoding 30S ribosomal protein S7 produces the protein MPRRREVPKREVLPDPKYGNVDVAKFMNMLMLSGKKSVAERIVYGAFEQIQTKGGKDPLEVFTVALNNVKPVVEVKSRRVGGANYQVPVEVRPSRRMALAMRWLREAAKKRSEKSMALRLAGELSEAAEGRGGAMKKRDEVHRMAEANRAFSHFRF, from the coding sequence ATGCCGCGTCGTCGCGAAGTCCCCAAGCGGGAAGTGTTGCCGGATCCGAAGTACGGCAACGTGGATGTAGCCAAGTTCATGAACATGCTGATGCTGTCCGGCAAGAAGTCGGTGGCTGAGCGCATCGTTTATGGCGCATTCGAACAAATCCAGACCAAGGGTGGCAAGGACCCGCTGGAAGTGTTCACGGTCGCGCTCAACAACGTGAAGCCGGTGGTCGAAGTGAAGAGCCGTCGCGTTGGTGGTGCGAACTATCAGGTTCCGGTCGAAGTGCGCCCGTCGCGTCGTATGGCATTGGCGATGCGCTGGTTGCGCGAGGCTGCGAAGAAGCGTAGCGAGAAGTCGATGGCGCTTCGCCTTGCTGGTGAACTCTCCGAAGCGGCTGAAGGCCGCGGCGGCGCGATGAAGAAGCGCGACGAAGTTCACCGGATGGCGGAAGCCAACCGTGCGTTCTCGCACTTCCGTTTCTAA
- the rplW gene encoding 50S ribosomal protein L23, with protein sequence MSEIRKNDHRLMQVLLAPVISEKATLVADKNEQVVFEVAPDATKQEVKAAVELLFKVEVDSVNVLVQKGKQKRFGRSMGRRKDVKKAYVCLKPGQEINFEAEAK encoded by the coding sequence ATGAGCGAGATTCGCAAGAACGATCATCGTTTGATGCAGGTCCTGCTCGCACCGGTGATCTCCGAAAAGGCGACGCTGGTTGCCGACAAGAACGAGCAAGTCGTGTTCGAAGTCGCGCCGGATGCCACGAAGCAGGAAGTGAAGGCGGCTGTCGAGCTGCTGTTCAAGGTTGAAGTTGATTCCGTCAACGTGCTGGTCCAGAAGGGCAAGCAGAAGCGTTTCGGCCGTTCGATGGGCCGCCGCAAGGACGTGAAGAAGGCATATGTCTGCCTGAAGCCCGGCCAGGAAATCAACTTTGAAGCGGAGGCCAAGTAA
- the rplV gene encoding 50S ribosomal protein L22 — translation MEVKAIHRGARISAQKTRLVADQIRGLPVDKALNVLTFSPKKAAGIVKKVVLSAIANAEHNEGADIDELKIKSIYVDKAASLKRFTARAKGRGNRIEKQSCHITVTVGN, via the coding sequence ATGGAAGTGAAAGCAATTCATCGCGGTGCCCGCATCTCGGCGCAGAAGACGCGCCTTGTGGCTGACCAGATCCGCGGTTTGCCGGTCGACAAGGCGCTGAACGTTCTGACGTTCTCGCCGAAGAAGGCGGCTGGCATCGTGAAGAAGGTCGTGCTGTCGGCGATCGCGAATGCGGAGCACAACGAAGGCGCCGATATCGACGAGCTCAAGATCAAGAGCATCTACGTCGACAAGGCCGCGTCGCTCAAGCGTTTCACCGCGCGCGCGAAAGGCCGCGGCAACCGCATCGAGAAGCAATCCTGTCACATCACTGTGACGGTCGGGAATTAA
- the fusA gene encoding elongation factor G, with the protein MARKTPIERYRNIGISAHIDAGKTTTTERILFYTGVNHKIGEVHDGAATMDWMEQEQERGITITSAATTAFWKGMGNNYPEHRINIIDTPGHVDFTIEVERSMRVLDGACMVYCAVGGVQPQSETVWRQANKYKVPRLAFVNKMDRTGANFFKVYDQLKLRLKANPVPVVVPIGAEENFKGVVDLLKMKAIIWDEASQGTKFDYVDIPAELADTCQEWREKMVEAAAEASEDLMNKYLEEGDLPEADIVKALRDRTIACEIQPMLCGTAFKNKGVQRMLDAVIDFLPSPVDIPPVKGELESGEAAERRASDEEKFSSLAFKIMTDPFVGQLIFFRVYSGVVNSGDTLLNSTKGKKERLGRILQMHANQREEIKEVRAGDIAAAVGLKEATTGDTLCDPAHPIVLERMVFPEPVISQAVEPKTKADQEKMGLALNRLAQEDPSFRVQTDEESGQTIISGMGELHLEILVDRMKREFGVEATVGKPQVAYRETIRSTAKDVDGKFVKQSGGRGQYGHAVITLEPNEQGKGYEFFDEIKGGVIPREYIPAVDKGIQDTLKAGVLAGFPVVDVKVHLTFGSYHDVDSNENAFRMAGSMAFKEAMRRANPVVLEPMMAVEVETPEDYMGNVMGDLSGRRGIVQGMEDMVGGGKIVRAEVPLSEMFGYSTSLRSLTQGRATYTMEFKHYAEAPKNVADAIISAKSK; encoded by the coding sequence GTGGCTCGTAAGACTCCTATCGAGCGCTACCGCAACATCGGTATTAGCGCTCACATCGACGCCGGCAAGACGACGACGACCGAGCGCATTCTGTTTTACACCGGCGTGAACCACAAGATCGGTGAAGTTCACGACGGCGCAGCGACGATGGACTGGATGGAGCAGGAACAGGAGCGTGGCATCACGATCACGTCCGCTGCTACCACGGCGTTCTGGAAGGGCATGGGCAACAACTACCCAGAACACCGCATCAACATCATCGACACCCCGGGCCACGTCGACTTCACGATCGAAGTCGAGCGCTCGATGCGCGTGCTCGACGGCGCGTGCATGGTGTACTGCGCGGTGGGCGGCGTGCAGCCGCAGTCGGAAACGGTGTGGCGTCAGGCGAACAAGTACAAGGTGCCGCGTCTCGCGTTCGTCAACAAGATGGACCGTACCGGCGCGAACTTCTTCAAGGTCTACGACCAGCTCAAGCTGCGTCTGAAGGCGAATCCTGTTCCGGTCGTGGTGCCGATCGGCGCGGAAGAGAACTTCAAGGGCGTCGTCGACCTGCTGAAGATGAAGGCGATCATTTGGGACGAAGCGTCGCAAGGCACGAAGTTCGACTACGTCGACATCCCGGCCGAGCTCGCCGACACCTGCCAGGAATGGCGTGAAAAGATGGTCGAAGCGGCGGCGGAAGCCAGCGAAGACCTGATGAACAAGTACCTGGAAGAAGGCGATCTGCCGGAAGCCGACATCGTCAAGGCGCTGCGCGACCGTACGATCGCGTGCGAAATCCAGCCGATGCTGTGCGGTACCGCGTTCAAGAACAAGGGCGTGCAGCGCATGCTCGACGCCGTGATCGACTTCCTGCCGTCGCCGGTCGATATCCCGCCCGTCAAGGGCGAGCTCGAAAGCGGCGAAGCGGCCGAGCGCCGTGCTTCCGACGAAGAAAAGTTCTCGTCGCTCGCGTTCAAGATCATGACCGACCCGTTCGTCGGCCAGTTGATCTTCTTCCGCGTGTATTCGGGCGTCGTGAATTCGGGCGACACGCTGCTGAACTCGACCAAGGGCAAGAAAGAGCGCCTCGGCCGTATTCTGCAGATGCATGCGAACCAGCGTGAGGAAATCAAGGAAGTTCGCGCGGGCGACATCGCTGCGGCGGTTGGCCTGAAGGAAGCGACCACGGGCGACACGCTGTGCGATCCGGCGCATCCGATCGTGCTCGAACGCATGGTGTTCCCGGAGCCGGTGATCTCGCAGGCCGTCGAGCCGAAGACGAAGGCCGACCAGGAAAAGATGGGCCTCGCGCTGAACCGTCTCGCGCAGGAAGATCCGTCGTTCCGCGTGCAGACCGACGAAGAGTCGGGCCAGACGATCATTTCGGGCATGGGCGAGCTCCATCTCGAAATTCTGGTCGACCGGATGAAGCGTGAATTCGGCGTCGAAGCGACCGTCGGCAAGCCGCAGGTCGCGTACCGCGAAACGATCCGCTCGACGGCGAAGGACGTCGACGGCAAGTTCGTCAAGCAGTCGGGTGGTCGCGGCCAGTACGGCCATGCGGTCATCACGCTCGAGCCGAACGAGCAGGGCAAGGGCTACGAGTTCTTCGACGAGATCAAGGGCGGCGTGATTCCGCGCGAATACATCCCGGCTGTCGACAAGGGCATCCAGGACACGCTGAAGGCGGGCGTGCTGGCGGGCTTCCCGGTCGTCGACGTGAAGGTTCACCTGACGTTCGGTTCGTACCACGACGTCGACTCGAACGAAAACGCGTTCCGCATGGCCGGTTCGATGGCGTTCAAGGAAGCGATGCGCCGTGCGAATCCGGTGGTGCTCGAGCCGATGATGGCGGTCGAAGTCGAAACGCCGGAAGACTACATGGGCAACGTGATGGGCGACCTGTCGGGCCGTCGCGGCATCGTTCAGGGCATGGAAGACATGGTCGGCGGTGGCAAGATCGTTCGCGCGGAAGTGCCGCTGTCGGAAATGTTCGGCTATTCGACGTCGCTGCGTTCGCTGACGCAAGGCCGTGCAACGTACACGATGGAGTTCAAGCACTACGCCGAAGCTCCGAAGAACGTTGCCGACGCGATCATCAGCGCGAAGTCGAAGTAA
- the rplD gene encoding 50S ribosomal protein L4, with amino-acid sequence MELKLLNSNGQEGAVVNASDVVFGRDYNEALIHQVVVAYQANARQGNRAQKDREQVKHTTKKPWRQKGTGRARAGMSSSPLWRGGGRIFPNSPDENFSHKVNKKMHRAGLCSIFSQLAREGRLSVVEDIVLEAPKTKLLADKFKAMGLESVLVITDTVDENLYLASRNLPHVAVVEPRYADPLSLIYFKKVLVTKAAVAQIEELLS; translated from the coding sequence ATGGAACTCAAGCTCCTGAATTCGAATGGTCAGGAAGGTGCGGTGGTCAATGCGTCGGACGTCGTGTTCGGCCGTGACTACAACGAAGCGCTGATCCACCAGGTCGTCGTTGCTTACCAGGCGAACGCTCGCCAGGGCAACCGCGCTCAGAAGGATCGCGAGCAAGTCAAGCACACGACGAAGAAGCCGTGGCGCCAGAAGGGTACGGGCCGCGCTCGTGCCGGTATGTCGTCGAGCCCGTTGTGGCGTGGCGGTGGTCGGATTTTCCCGAACTCGCCGGACGAAAACTTCTCGCACAAGGTCAACAAGAAGATGCATCGCGCAGGTCTCTGCTCGATCTTCTCGCAGTTGGCCCGCGAAGGCCGTCTGTCGGTCGTCGAGGACATCGTTCTCGAAGCGCCGAAGACCAAGCTGCTGGCCGACAAGTTCAAGGCCATGGGTCTCGAATCCGTGCTCGTCATCACCGACACGGTCGACGAAAACCTGTACCTCGCGTCGCGCAACCTGCCCCACGTGGCGGTTGTCGAGCCGCGCTACGCTGACCCGCTGTCGCTGATCTACTTCAAGAAAGTGCTGGTCACGAAGGCTGCGGTCGCCCAGATCGAGGAGTTGCTGTCATGA
- the rpsC gene encoding 30S ribosomal protein S3, translating into MGQKIHPTGFRLAVSRNWASRWYANNNNFAAMLQEDIGVREYLKKKLKNASVGRVVIERPAKNARITIFSSRPGVVIGKKGEDIELLKTELQRRMGVPVHVNIEEIRKPETDAQLIADSITQQLERRIMFRRAMKRAMQNAMRLGAQGIKIMSAGRLNGIEIARTEWYREGRVPLHTLRADIDYATSEAKTTYGVIGVKVWVYKGDTLGRNDAPVVEEVTEDKRPRRNARPGDRRPRRDGEGGAPGARRGGPRRGAGKPEDGKTGE; encoded by the coding sequence ATGGGACAGAAAATTCATCCGACTGGCTTCCGCCTGGCTGTCAGCCGTAATTGGGCTTCGCGCTGGTACGCGAACAACAACAATTTCGCGGCGATGCTGCAGGAAGACATCGGTGTTCGTGAGTATCTGAAGAAGAAGCTGAAGAACGCTTCGGTCGGCCGCGTCGTCATCGAGCGTCCGGCGAAGAACGCGCGCATCACGATTTTCAGCTCGCGTCCGGGCGTCGTCATCGGCAAGAAGGGCGAGGATATCGAACTGCTGAAGACGGAACTGCAACGCCGCATGGGCGTGCCGGTTCACGTCAACATCGAAGAGATCCGCAAGCCGGAAACCGATGCGCAACTGATCGCCGATTCGATCACGCAGCAGCTTGAGCGCCGGATCATGTTCCGCCGCGCGATGAAGCGCGCGATGCAGAACGCGATGCGTCTGGGTGCCCAGGGCATCAAGATCATGAGCGCAGGCCGTCTGAACGGCATCGAAATCGCGCGTACCGAGTGGTACCGCGAAGGCCGCGTGCCGCTGCACACGCTGCGCGCCGACATCGATTACGCGACTTCGGAAGCGAAGACGACGTACGGTGTCATTGGCGTCAAGGTGTGGGTGTACAAGGGCGACACGCTCGGCCGCAACGATGCGCCGGTGGTCGAGGAAGTGACCGAAGACAAGCGTCCGCGCCGCAATGCGCGTCCGGGCGACCGTCGTCCGCGCCGTGACGGCGAAGGCGGCGCTCCGGGCGCTCGCCGTGGCGGTCCGCGCCGTGGCGCCGGCAAGCCGGAAGACGGCAAGACTGGAGAATAA
- the tuf gene encoding elongation factor Tu codes for MAKEKFERTKPHVNVGTIGHVDHGKTTLTAAIATVLSAKFGGEAKKYDEIDAAPEEKARGITINTAHIEYETANRHYAHVDCPGHADYVKNMITGAAQMDGAILVCSAADGPMPQTREHILLARQVGVPYIIVFLNKCDMVDDAELLELVEMEVRELLSKYDFPGDDTPIIKGSAKLALEGDKGELGEVAIMNLADALDTYIPTPERAVDGAFLMPVEDVFSISGRGTVVTGRVERGVIKVGEEIEIVGIKPTAKTTCTGVEMFRKLLDQGQAGDNVGILLRGTKREDVERGQVLAKPGSITPHTHFTAEVYVLSKDEGGRHTPFFNNYRPQFYFRTTDVTGSIELPKDKEMVMPGDNVSITVKLIAPIAMEEGLRFAIREGGRTVGAGVVAKIIE; via the coding sequence ATGGCAAAAGAGAAGTTTGAGCGGACCAAGCCGCACGTGAACGTTGGTACGATTGGTCACGTTGACCACGGCAAGACGACGCTGACGGCAGCGATCGCGACGGTGTTGTCGGCGAAGTTCGGCGGCGAGGCGAAGAAGTACGACGAAATCGACGCGGCGCCGGAAGAAAAGGCGCGCGGCATCACGATCAACACGGCGCACATCGAGTACGAAACGGCGAACCGCCACTACGCGCACGTCGACTGCCCGGGCCACGCCGACTACGTGAAGAACATGATCACGGGCGCCGCGCAGATGGACGGCGCGATCCTGGTGTGCTCGGCCGCGGACGGCCCGATGCCGCAAACGCGTGAGCACATCCTGCTGGCGCGTCAGGTCGGTGTGCCGTACATCATCGTGTTCCTGAACAAGTGCGACATGGTGGACGACGCGGAGCTGCTCGAGCTGGTCGAAATGGAAGTGCGCGAACTGCTGTCGAAGTACGACTTCCCGGGCGACGACACGCCGATCATCAAGGGTTCGGCGAAGCTGGCGCTGGAAGGCGACAAGGGCGAGCTGGGCGAAGTGGCGATCATGAACCTGGCGGACGCGCTGGACACGTACATCCCGACGCCGGAGCGCGCGGTCGACGGTGCGTTCCTGATGCCGGTGGAAGACGTGTTCTCGATCTCGGGTCGCGGCACGGTGGTGACGGGGCGCGTCGAGCGTGGCGTGATCAAGGTCGGTGAGGAAATCGAAATCGTCGGCATCAAGCCGACGGCGAAGACGACCTGCACGGGCGTGGAAATGTTCCGCAAGCTGCTGGACCAGGGTCAGGCGGGCGACAACGTCGGTATCCTGCTGCGCGGCACGAAGCGCGAAGACGTGGAGCGCGGCCAGGTGCTGGCGAAGCCGGGTTCGATCACGCCGCACACGCACTTCACGGCTGAAGTGTACGTGCTGAGCAAGGACGAAGGCGGCCGTCACACGCCGTTCTTTAACAACTACCGTCCGCAATTCTACTTCCGCACGACGGACGTGACGGGCTCGATCGAGCTGCCGAAGGACAAGGAAATGGTGATGCCGGGCGACAACGTGTCGATCACGGTGAAGCTGATTGCGCCGATCGCGATGGAAGAAGGTCTGCGCTTCGCCATCCGTGAAGGCGGCCGTACCGTCGGCGCAGGCGTCGTCGCCAAGATCATCGAGTAA
- the rplB gene encoding 50S ribosomal protein L2: MAIVKVKPTSPGRRAMVKIVNKDLHKGKPHAALLDTQSSKAGRNNNGRITTRHQGGGHKQHYRVIDFRRTKDGIPAKVERLEYDPNRSANIALVLYADGERRYIIAPKGVTVGQQLMSGSEAPIRAGNTLPIRNIPVGTTIHCIEMLPGKGAQMARSAGTSAMLLAREGVYAQVRLRSGEIRRVHIECRATIGEVGNEEHSLRQIGKAGANRWRGIRPTVRGVAMNPIDHPHGGGEGRTAAGRDPVSPWGTPTKGFRTRRNKRTTTMIVQRRHKR; this comes from the coding sequence ATGGCAATCGTCAAAGTCAAGCCGACGTCGCCGGGTCGCCGCGCGATGGTCAAGATCGTCAACAAGGACCTGCACAAGGGCAAGCCGCACGCCGCGCTGCTCGACACGCAGAGCTCCAAGGCCGGTCGCAACAACAACGGTCGCATCACGACGCGTCACCAGGGTGGCGGTCACAAGCAGCACTACCGCGTGATCGATTTCCGTCGCACGAAGGACGGCATTCCGGCGAAGGTCGAGCGTCTCGAGTACGACCCGAACCGCAGCGCGAACATCGCGCTGGTGCTGTACGCAGACGGCGAGCGCCGCTACATCATCGCGCCGAAGGGCGTGACGGTGGGCCAGCAGCTCATGTCGGGCTCGGAAGCGCCGATCCGCGCAGGCAACACGCTGCCGATCCGCAACATTCCGGTCGGCACGACGATCCATTGCATCGAAATGCTGCCGGGCAAGGGCGCGCAAATGGCGCGTTCGGCCGGTACGTCGGCAATGCTGCTGGCGCGCGAAGGCGTCTACGCGCAGGTTCGTCTGCGTTCGGGCGAAATCCGCCGCGTGCATATCGAGTGCCGCGCGACGATCGGCGAAGTCGGTAACGAAGAGCACAGCCTGCGCCAGATCGGCAAGGCCGGTGCGAACCGCTGGCGCGGCATCCGCCCGACGGTGCGTGGCGTCGCAATGAACCCGATCGACCACCCGCACGGTGGTGGTGAGGGCCGTACTGCTGCGGGCCGCGACCCGGTGAGCCCGTGGGGCACGCCGACGAAGGGCTTCCGTACGCGTCGCAACAAGCGCACGACGACGATGATCGTCCAGCGCCGTCACAAGCGTTAA
- the rpsS gene encoding 30S ribosomal protein S19: protein MARSVKKGPFCDAHLLKKVEAAAASRDKKPIKTWSRRSTILPDFIGLTIAVHNGRQHVPVYISENMVGHKLGEFALTRTFKGHAADKKAKK, encoded by the coding sequence ATGGCACGTTCTGTTAAAAAAGGTCCGTTCTGCGACGCCCATTTGCTGAAGAAAGTTGAGGCGGCTGCAGCTTCGCGCGACAAGAAGCCGATCAAGACCTGGTCGCGTCGCTCGACGATCCTCCCGGATTTCATCGGTCTGACGATCGCTGTGCACAACGGCCGTCAACACGTTCCGGTGTACATCTCGGAAAACATGGTCGGCCACAAGCTTGGCGAGTTCGCACTGACCCGTACGTTCAAGGGTCACGCGGCCGACAAGAAGGCCAAGAAATAA
- the rpsJ gene encoding 30S ribosomal protein S10, with the protein MQQQKIRIRLKAFDYRLIDQSAAEIVDTAKRTGAIVRGPVPLPTRIQRFDILRSPHVNKTSRDQLEIRTHQRLMDIVDPTDKTVDALMKLDLPAGVDVEIKLQ; encoded by the coding sequence ATGCAGCAACAGAAAATCCGCATTCGCCTGAAGGCTTTCGACTATCGTCTGATCGATCAATCGGCTGCCGAAATCGTCGATACCGCGAAGCGGACTGGCGCAATCGTCCGTGGCCCGGTGCCGCTGCCGACGCGCATCCAGCGTTTTGACATCCTGCGTTCGCCGCACGTCAACAAGACGTCGCGCGACCAGCTCGAAATCCGCACCCACCAGCGCCTGATGGACATCGTCGATCCGACCGACAAGACGGTCGACGCGCTGATGAAGCTCGACCTGCCGGCCGGCGTCGACGTGGAAATCAAGCTGCAGTAA
- the recQ gene encoding DNA helicase RecQ, producing MSRALEILNEVFGYPAFRGQQGEIVEHVAAGGDCLVLMPTGGGKSLCYQIPALVRSEAGRGAGIVVSPLIALMQDQVAALSEVGVRAAYLNSTLSGAEAAATERALRDGDIDLLYVAPERLMTPRFLDLLERARIGLFAIDEAHCVSQWGHDFRPEYIQLSVLHERFPDVPRIALTATADAITRDEIVHRLALDDARIFVSSFDRPNIRYRIVEKDNARSQLLDFIRAEHTNADGTTDAGVVYCLSRRKVEETAEWLKAQGVRALPYHAGMEFEIRQKHQEMFQREEGVVMCATIAFGMGIDKPDVRFVAHLDLPKSVEGYYQETGRAGRDGLPANAWMAYGLGDVVQQRKMIDESEADDTHKRVQTSKLDALLGLCETASCRRVRLLAYFGETSGPCGNCDTCLEPPATWDATREAQMALSCVFRAQRASGFNFGASHLIEVLRGARTEKVQQRGHDSLSTFGIGAELSEAEWRAIFRQLVAFGYLAVDHGGFGALVLTEASKPVLKGEEKVTLRRYVKPARTRQSSGRSGARVDPTTGMSARERACWERLRAWRAETAKSDGVPAYVIFHDATLAEIARNAPESIDDLRHIPGIGARKLDRFGDEILEVVEAA from the coding sequence ATGTCCCGCGCGCTCGAAATTCTCAACGAAGTCTTCGGCTATCCCGCCTTCCGAGGTCAACAGGGCGAGATCGTCGAGCACGTTGCGGCGGGCGGCGATTGTCTCGTGCTGATGCCCACGGGCGGCGGCAAGTCGCTCTGCTACCAGATCCCGGCGCTCGTGCGCAGCGAGGCGGGCCGCGGCGCGGGCATCGTCGTGTCGCCGCTCATCGCGCTGATGCAGGATCAGGTCGCCGCGCTGTCCGAAGTCGGCGTGCGCGCCGCGTATTTGAACTCGACGCTGTCGGGCGCCGAGGCGGCCGCGACCGAACGCGCGTTGCGCGACGGCGACATCGATCTGCTCTACGTCGCGCCCGAGCGGCTGATGACGCCGCGCTTCCTCGATCTGCTCGAGCGCGCGCGCATCGGCCTCTTCGCGATCGACGAGGCGCACTGCGTGTCGCAGTGGGGGCACGATTTCCGGCCCGAGTACATCCAGTTGTCGGTGCTGCACGAGCGCTTCCCGGACGTGCCGCGGATCGCGCTGACCGCGACCGCCGACGCGATCACGCGCGACGAGATCGTCCATCGTCTCGCGCTCGACGACGCGCGAATTTTCGTGTCGAGCTTCGATCGGCCGAACATCCGCTACCGGATCGTCGAAAAGGACAACGCGCGCTCGCAATTGCTCGACTTCATTCGCGCGGAGCACACGAATGCGGACGGCACGACCGACGCGGGCGTCGTCTACTGCCTGTCGCGCCGCAAGGTCGAGGAGACGGCCGAATGGCTGAAGGCGCAAGGGGTTCGCGCGCTGCCGTATCACGCGGGAATGGAGTTCGAGATCCGGCAGAAGCACCAGGAGATGTTCCAGCGCGAAGAAGGGGTCGTGATGTGCGCGACGATCGCGTTCGGCATGGGCATCGACAAGCCGGACGTGCGCTTCGTCGCGCACCTGGATCTGCCGAAGAGCGTCGAAGGCTACTACCAGGAGACCGGGCGCGCGGGCCGCGACGGCCTGCCGGCGAACGCATGGATGGCGTACGGGCTCGGCGACGTCGTGCAGCAGCGCAAGATGATCGACGAATCGGAGGCCGACGACACGCACAAGCGCGTTCAGACGTCGAAGCTCGACGCGCTGCTCGGGCTGTGCGAGACGGCGTCGTGCCGCCGGGTGCGCCTCCTCGCGTATTTCGGCGAGACGAGCGGCCCGTGCGGCAATTGCGACACCTGCCTCGAGCCGCCGGCGACATGGGACGCGACGCGCGAGGCGCAGATGGCGCTGTCGTGCGTATTCCGCGCGCAGCGCGCGAGCGGCTTCAATTTCGGCGCGAGCCATCTGATCGAAGTGCTGCGCGGCGCGCGTACCGAGAAGGTCCAGCAGCGCGGCCACGATAGTCTCAGCACGTTCGGCATCGGCGCCGAATTGTCCGAAGCCGAGTGGCGCGCGATCTTCCGGCAACTCGTCGCGTTCGGCTATCTGGCCGTCGACCACGGCGGCTTCGGCGCGCTCGTGCTGACGGAAGCGAGCAAGCCGGTGCTCAAGGGCGAGGAGAAGGTCACGCTGCGCCGCTACGTGAAGCCGGCGCGCACTCGACAGTCGTCCGGCCGTAGTGGCGCGCGCGTCGATCCGACGACCGGCATGAGCGCGCGCGAGCGCGCGTGCTGGGAGCGCCTGCGCGCGTGGCGCGCGGAAACGGCGAAGAGCGACGGCGTGCCCGCATACGTGATCTTCCACGACGCGACGCTCGCGGAGATCGCGCGCAACGCGCCGGAATCGATCGACGATCTGCGCCATATCCCCGGAATCGGCGCGCGCAAGCTCGATCGCTTCGGCGACGAGATTCTCGAGGTCGTCGAAGCGGCCTGA
- the rplC gene encoding 50S ribosomal protein L3, whose protein sequence is MSLGLVGRKVGMTRIFTAEGDSIPVTVLDVSDNRVTQIKTVETDGYTAVQVAFGSRRASRVTKPLAGHLAKAGVQAGEILKEFRIAADKAAELSNGAVIGPDLFEVGQKVDVQGVSIGKGYAGTIKRYNFGSGRASHGNSRSHNVPGSIGMAQDPGRVFPGKRMTGHMGDETVTVQNLEIARIDADRKLLLVKGAVPGAKGGKVFVTPAVKTRAVKGAK, encoded by the coding sequence ATGAGCCTTGGACTCGTAGGTCGCAAGGTTGGCATGACCCGTATCTTCACGGCGGAAGGGGATTCGATCCCCGTCACCGTGCTCGACGTGTCGGACAACCGCGTGACGCAGATCAAGACTGTTGAAACCGACGGCTACACGGCCGTGCAGGTTGCATTCGGCTCCCGCCGCGCATCGCGCGTGACGAAGCCGCTGGCAGGTCATCTCGCCAAAGCCGGTGTCCAGGCCGGTGAAATCCTCAAGGAATTCCGCATCGCAGCCGACAAGGCCGCCGAGTTGTCGAACGGCGCCGTGATCGGTCCGGATCTGTTCGAAGTGGGCCAGAAGGTCGACGTGCAAGGCGTGTCGATCGGTAAGGGCTACGCGGGCACGATCAAGCGCTACAACTTCGGTTCCGGCCGTGCGTCGCACGGTAACTCGCGCTCGCACAACGTGCCGGGCTCGATCGGTATGGCGCAGGATCCGGGTCGCGTGTTTCCGGGCAAGCGCATGACGGGTCACATGGGTGACGAGACGGTGACGGTTCAGAATCTCGAAATCGCTCGCATCGACGCCGACCGCAAGCTGCTGCTCGTCAAGGGCGCAGTTCCGGGTGCGAAGGGCGGCAAGGTTTTCGTGACGCCGGCCGTGAAGACGCGTGCCGTGAAGGGGGCGAAATAA
- the rpsL gene encoding 30S ribosomal protein S12 has product MPTINQLVRKGRASETTKSKSPALQDCPQRRGVCTRVYTTTPKKPNSALRKVAKVRLTNGFEVISYIGGEGHNLQEHSVVLIRGGRVKDLPGVRYHMVRGSLDTQGVKDRKQARSKYGAKRAKAAK; this is encoded by the coding sequence ATGCCAACCATCAATCAACTGGTTCGCAAAGGCCGTGCGTCGGAAACGACGAAGAGCAAGAGCCCGGCCTTGCAGGACTGCCCCCAGCGTCGCGGCGTGTGCACCCGTGTGTACACGACGACGCCGAAGAAGCCGAACTCGGCACTCCGTAAGGTTGCCAAGGTTCGTCTGACGAACGGCTTCGAAGTGATTTCGTACATCGGTGGTGAAGGCCACAACCTGCAGGAGCACTCGGTTGTGCTGATCCGCGGCGGCCGTGTGAAGGACTTGCCGGGTGTGCGTTACCACATGGTTCGCGGCTCGCTGGATACGCAGGGCGTCAAGGACCGTAAGCAGGCTCGCTCGAAGTACGGCGCGAAGCGTGCGAAGGCTGCGAAGTAA